One region of Cinclus cinclus chromosome 1, bCinCin1.1, whole genome shotgun sequence genomic DNA includes:
- the ADNP2 gene encoding activity-dependent neuroprotector homeobox protein 2 isoform X1 yields MFQIPVQNLENIRKARKKVKDILVDLGHDSCRELLKNLKSFDAGENYFCNTSWSDVSPWEPVGKRKRYRTKPYCCTLCKFSSKLLSSFKNHLHRYHEDEVDQEMVVSCPKCPFSSHPKVVGEHIWMFHSSNKQIQNYTVSILDGMKQFKSDTINFTCLKCQFTDTLYYNMKKHVLMNHFKNLLSVYFGEKINENTPSSVEFYCKKCHAPANSPDSLMFHVLTAETHRGLENKLRSLISEHIKKPGFVKQVYIAPRPVPGVAAAAPSAGPAAVPTGSVTAPACIKVAFAQNNQNHSMMQTLAVQNTVRPVTVPSASGSLPQTTCAPAPTSSHVALVPSNPPVAQLNLGIQPSPSQPIIVSHGLPLNPSVGTINNTVTPAVLPLDQPVRPGLLPVNQPVGTINSAVPAGALPATQPVTPVNQPVAPGVLPVNQPVTPSILSVSQSLGNMSRPIDPRVLPVTQTVGSGLLQLNQPVAPGVVPVRQPVGPGFLQLNQPVASSVIPVNQPVQPPVSQSAAFLTAGSLLRQLIPTGKQVNGIPTFTLAPLSVTLPGGGVATVTPPQVPIQLMQSGSVAQLSQSPANAPSPPLVLTSENVSLQASPPTPETSQAVRQAKQWKTCPVCNELFPSNVYEVHMEVAHKQHEVKVETPEPHKLAACASFLRMTEKAIWCYACKCFLCEEELMKHIFMHGLSCLFCTGTFYDLKSLVEHNKTAHNGKRQLHASYSNRGVQLCGDAQGGFVFPHFDFNTVLPDEDMGEREVHLAVLVGIYSTLLVPVYIKVKPQTAQVNRRCTRKMFTCPFCLGTFAGRETYEKHLKERHHIMPTVHTILKSPAFKCIHCCGVYTGNMTLTAIAIHLLRCRSAPKDTNSSLKMHLERTERKELLFVNGEKHLSVVLKRKQSDSCVVSEDQRNKEQQPLSLSTGIALPPDTEVNSGVVPFKRQKIRMEMRKLPSIEDLHFLAVDPDQYDHNSYESQKQFLSDYFHKRPYPSKKEVELLSLLLYAWKIDVASFFGKMRNRCLKAIKYHKPSVLMGFSMSELKNIKHSLSLKDGPLDM; encoded by the exons atgtttcaaattcCTGTTCAAAACCTTGAAAATATAAGGAAGGCTCGAAAAAAGGTGAAGGACATTCTTGTGGATCTTGGGCATGACAGCTGCAGGGAATTGTTGAAG aaTCTCAAAAGTTTTGATGCAGGTGAAAACTACTTTTGTAACACTTCATGGAGTGATGTCTCTCCTTGGGAGCCTGTGGGCAAAAGGAAG aGATACAGAACAAAGCCGTACTGCTGTACCTTATGCAAGTTCTCATCCaaattgctttcttctttcaagAATCACTTGCATCGTTACCATGAGGATGAAGTGGACCAAGAGATGGTGGTTTCTTGCCCAAAATGTCCATTTTCTTCTCATCCCAAAGTAGTGGGAGAACACATCTGGATGTTTCATTCATCTAATAAACAAATACAGAACTATACAGTCAGCATTTTGGATGGCATGAAACAATTTAAGAGTGACACCATAAACTTCACGTGTCTAAAATGTCAATTCACGGACACCTTGTATTACAATATGAAGAAACATGTGCTGATGAACCATTTTAAAAACTTACTAAGTGTATATTTCGgtgaaaaaattaatgaaaatacacCAAGTTCAGTTGAATTCTACTGTAAAAAATGTCATGCTCCTGCAAACAGCCCAGATTCTTTGATGTTCCATGTCTTGACAGCTGAAACACACAGAGGCCTGGAGAACAAACTTCGATCTCTGATTTCAGAACACATTAAGAAACCTGGATTTGTGAAACAAGTGTATATTGCTCCAAGGCCTGTCCCTGGtgtagcagcagctgctccatctgcagggcctgctgctgtcccaaCAGGTTCTGTGACAGCTCCAGCTTGCATCAAGGTTGCATTTGCACAGAATAATCAAAATCATAGCATGATGCAGACACTAGCAGTTCAGAACACAGTCAGACCAGTGACTGTCCCAAGTGCCTCTGGCAGCCTCCCACAAACTACCTGTGCTCCTGCCCCTACGTCCTCGCACGTCGCTCTTGTGCCCAGCAATCCTCCCGTGGCTCAGCTCAATCTTGGTATTCAGCCGTCACCTTCCCAGCCCATCATTGTTTCTCATGGGCTCCCTCTTAACCCTTCTGTCGGGACCATAAATAATACTGTGACCCCTGCGGTTCTTCCTCTTGATCAGCCTGTCAGACCTGGGCTCTTGCCTGTTAATCAACCTGTTGGTACTATAAACAGTGCAGTTCCAGCTGGAGCCCTCCCTGCTACCCAGCCTGTCACGCCTGTGAATCAACCAGTTGCACCAGGAGTCCTCCCTGTGAATCAGCCAGTTACTCCATCAATTCTGTCTGTCAGCCAGTCACTTGGGAACATGAGCAGACCCATCGATCCCAGGGTCCTTCCTGTGACACAGACAGTTGGGTCTGGTCTTCTCCAGCTTAACCAGCCTGTTGCCCCTGGGGTGGTTCCTGTCAGACAGCCTGTTGGACCTGGGTTCCTTCAGCTTAATCAACCTGTTGCCTCATCAGTTATCCCAGTAAATCAGCCAGTTCAGCCTCCGGTTTCTCAAAGTGCAGCATTTTTGACTGCAGGCTCTCTGCTGAGGCAGTTGATTCCCACTGGCAAGCAGGTTAATGGGATACCTACTTTCACGCTGGCCCCTCTCTCAGTGACTTTGCCTGGTGGTGGAGTAGCAACTGTGACACCTCCACAGGTGCCCATCCAGCTCATGCAGTCGGGGTCAGTGGCTCAGCTCTCCCAGTCGCCAGCCAatgctccctctcctcccctggTTCTGACCTCTGAGAATGTATCCTTACAGGCCTCCCCACCTACTCCTGAAACAAGCCAGGCTGTCAGACAGGCCAAGCAGTGGAAGACCTGCCCTGTTTGTAATGAGCTTTTCCCATCAAATGTCTATGAGGTGCACATGGAGGTGGCCCACAAACAACATGAAGTAAAAGTAGAAACGCCAGAACCTCACAAACTTGCAGCTTGCGCATCCTTTCTGAGGATGACAGAAAAGGCAATCTGGTGTTACGCTTGtaaatgttttctctgtgagGAAGAGCTCATGAAGCATATCTTCATGCATGGCTTATCTTGCTTGTTTTGCACAGGTACTTTCTATGACTTAAAAAGCCTCGTGGAGCACAACAAAACAGCACACAATGGGAAAAGGCAGTTGCATGCAAGTTACAGCAACAGAGGAGTTCAGCTGTGTGGCGATGCGCAGGGTGGCTTTGTGTTTCCACACTTTGATTTCAATACAGTGCTACCAGATGAAGACATGGGTGAAAGAGAAGTACATTTGGCAGTGCTTGTTGGAATATATTCAACACTTCTTGTCCCTGTTTACATCAAAGTGAAACCTCAGACAGCACAAGTGAACAGGAGATGCACCAGAAAAATGTTCACCTGTCCTTTTTGCTTAGGTACATTTGCTGGTAGAGAAACCTATGAAAAGCATTTGAAAGAGAGGCATCATATAATGCCAACTGTGCATACGATTTTAAAGTCTCCTGCTTTCAAGTGCATCCACTGTTGTGGTGTGTACACTGGAAATATGACTCTGACAGCTATTGCTATACATTTGCTCCGTTGTAGAAGTGCTCCCAAAGACACCAACTCGAGCCTGAAGATGCATCTTGAGCGCACTGAGAGGAAAGAACTGCTGTTTGTGAATGGTGAGAAGCATCTTTCTGTGGTACTGAAAAGAAAGCAGTCGGATTCCTGTGTTGTTTCAGAAGACCAAAGGAATAAGgaacagcagcctctgagctTAAGTACTGGCATAGCTCTGCCTCCAGACACCGAAGTGAATTCAGGGGTAGTGCCTTTCAAACGACAAAAGATTAGGATGGAGATGAGGAAGCTTCCTTCTATTGAGGATCTCCACTTCCTAGCAGTAGATCCTGATCAGTATGATCACAATTCATATGAGTCACAGAAACAGTTTTTGTCAGACTACTTTCACAAGAGGCCATATCCTTCTAAAAAAGAGGTGGAATTACTTTCCTTGCTGCTATATGCGTGGAAAATTGATGTTGCATCATTCTTTGGAAAAATGAGGAATAGGTGCTTAAAGGCGATAAAATATCATAAACCATCTGTGCTGATGGGTTTCAGTATGTCTGAACTGAAAAACATTAAGCACAGTTTAAGTTTAAAAGATGGACCATTGGATATGTAA
- the ADNP2 gene encoding activity-dependent neuroprotector homeobox protein 2 isoform X3, which produces MHTIRLASLIPEKNLKSFDAGENYFCNTSWSDVSPWEPVGKRKRYRTKPYCCTLCKFSSKLLSSFKNHLHRYHEDEVDQEMVVSCPKCPFSSHPKVVGEHIWMFHSSNKQIQNYTVSILDGMKQFKSDTINFTCLKCQFTDTLYYNMKKHVLMNHFKNLLSVYFGEKINENTPSSVEFYCKKCHAPANSPDSLMFHVLTAETHRGLENKLRSLISEHIKKPGFVKQVYIAPRPVPGVAAAAPSAGPAAVPTGSVTAPACIKVAFAQNNQNHSMMQTLAVQNTVRPVTVPSASGSLPQTTCAPAPTSSHVALVPSNPPVAQLNLGIQPSPSQPIIVSHGLPLNPSVGTINNTVTPAVLPLDQPVRPGLLPVNQPVGTINSAVPAGALPATQPVTPVNQPVAPGVLPVNQPVTPSILSVSQSLGNMSRPIDPRVLPVTQTVGSGLLQLNQPVAPGVVPVRQPVGPGFLQLNQPVASSVIPVNQPVQPPVSQSAAFLTAGSLLRQLIPTGKQVNGIPTFTLAPLSVTLPGGGVATVTPPQVPIQLMQSGSVAQLSQSPANAPSPPLVLTSENVSLQASPPTPETSQAVRQAKQWKTCPVCNELFPSNVYEVHMEVAHKQHEVKVETPEPHKLAACASFLRMTEKAIWCYACKCFLCEEELMKHIFMHGLSCLFCTGTFYDLKSLVEHNKTAHNGKRQLHASYSNRGVQLCGDAQGGFVFPHFDFNTVLPDEDMGEREVHLAVLVGIYSTLLVPVYIKVKPQTAQVNRRCTRKMFTCPFCLGTFAGRETYEKHLKERHHIMPTVHTILKSPAFKCIHCCGVYTGNMTLTAIAIHLLRCRSAPKDTNSSLKMHLERTERKELLFVNGEKHLSVVLKRKQSDSCVVSEDQRNKEQQPLSLSTGIALPPDTEVNSGVVPFKRQKIRMEMRKLPSIEDLHFLAVDPDQYDHNSYESQKQFLSDYFHKRPYPSKKEVELLSLLLYAWKIDVASFFGKMRNRCLKAIKYHKPSVLMGFSMSELKNIKHSLSLKDGPLDM; this is translated from the exons ATGCACACCATCAGATTGGCAAGCCTAATACCAGAAAAG aaTCTCAAAAGTTTTGATGCAGGTGAAAACTACTTTTGTAACACTTCATGGAGTGATGTCTCTCCTTGGGAGCCTGTGGGCAAAAGGAAG aGATACAGAACAAAGCCGTACTGCTGTACCTTATGCAAGTTCTCATCCaaattgctttcttctttcaagAATCACTTGCATCGTTACCATGAGGATGAAGTGGACCAAGAGATGGTGGTTTCTTGCCCAAAATGTCCATTTTCTTCTCATCCCAAAGTAGTGGGAGAACACATCTGGATGTTTCATTCATCTAATAAACAAATACAGAACTATACAGTCAGCATTTTGGATGGCATGAAACAATTTAAGAGTGACACCATAAACTTCACGTGTCTAAAATGTCAATTCACGGACACCTTGTATTACAATATGAAGAAACATGTGCTGATGAACCATTTTAAAAACTTACTAAGTGTATATTTCGgtgaaaaaattaatgaaaatacacCAAGTTCAGTTGAATTCTACTGTAAAAAATGTCATGCTCCTGCAAACAGCCCAGATTCTTTGATGTTCCATGTCTTGACAGCTGAAACACACAGAGGCCTGGAGAACAAACTTCGATCTCTGATTTCAGAACACATTAAGAAACCTGGATTTGTGAAACAAGTGTATATTGCTCCAAGGCCTGTCCCTGGtgtagcagcagctgctccatctgcagggcctgctgctgtcccaaCAGGTTCTGTGACAGCTCCAGCTTGCATCAAGGTTGCATTTGCACAGAATAATCAAAATCATAGCATGATGCAGACACTAGCAGTTCAGAACACAGTCAGACCAGTGACTGTCCCAAGTGCCTCTGGCAGCCTCCCACAAACTACCTGTGCTCCTGCCCCTACGTCCTCGCACGTCGCTCTTGTGCCCAGCAATCCTCCCGTGGCTCAGCTCAATCTTGGTATTCAGCCGTCACCTTCCCAGCCCATCATTGTTTCTCATGGGCTCCCTCTTAACCCTTCTGTCGGGACCATAAATAATACTGTGACCCCTGCGGTTCTTCCTCTTGATCAGCCTGTCAGACCTGGGCTCTTGCCTGTTAATCAACCTGTTGGTACTATAAACAGTGCAGTTCCAGCTGGAGCCCTCCCTGCTACCCAGCCTGTCACGCCTGTGAATCAACCAGTTGCACCAGGAGTCCTCCCTGTGAATCAGCCAGTTACTCCATCAATTCTGTCTGTCAGCCAGTCACTTGGGAACATGAGCAGACCCATCGATCCCAGGGTCCTTCCTGTGACACAGACAGTTGGGTCTGGTCTTCTCCAGCTTAACCAGCCTGTTGCCCCTGGGGTGGTTCCTGTCAGACAGCCTGTTGGACCTGGGTTCCTTCAGCTTAATCAACCTGTTGCCTCATCAGTTATCCCAGTAAATCAGCCAGTTCAGCCTCCGGTTTCTCAAAGTGCAGCATTTTTGACTGCAGGCTCTCTGCTGAGGCAGTTGATTCCCACTGGCAAGCAGGTTAATGGGATACCTACTTTCACGCTGGCCCCTCTCTCAGTGACTTTGCCTGGTGGTGGAGTAGCAACTGTGACACCTCCACAGGTGCCCATCCAGCTCATGCAGTCGGGGTCAGTGGCTCAGCTCTCCCAGTCGCCAGCCAatgctccctctcctcccctggTTCTGACCTCTGAGAATGTATCCTTACAGGCCTCCCCACCTACTCCTGAAACAAGCCAGGCTGTCAGACAGGCCAAGCAGTGGAAGACCTGCCCTGTTTGTAATGAGCTTTTCCCATCAAATGTCTATGAGGTGCACATGGAGGTGGCCCACAAACAACATGAAGTAAAAGTAGAAACGCCAGAACCTCACAAACTTGCAGCTTGCGCATCCTTTCTGAGGATGACAGAAAAGGCAATCTGGTGTTACGCTTGtaaatgttttctctgtgagGAAGAGCTCATGAAGCATATCTTCATGCATGGCTTATCTTGCTTGTTTTGCACAGGTACTTTCTATGACTTAAAAAGCCTCGTGGAGCACAACAAAACAGCACACAATGGGAAAAGGCAGTTGCATGCAAGTTACAGCAACAGAGGAGTTCAGCTGTGTGGCGATGCGCAGGGTGGCTTTGTGTTTCCACACTTTGATTTCAATACAGTGCTACCAGATGAAGACATGGGTGAAAGAGAAGTACATTTGGCAGTGCTTGTTGGAATATATTCAACACTTCTTGTCCCTGTTTACATCAAAGTGAAACCTCAGACAGCACAAGTGAACAGGAGATGCACCAGAAAAATGTTCACCTGTCCTTTTTGCTTAGGTACATTTGCTGGTAGAGAAACCTATGAAAAGCATTTGAAAGAGAGGCATCATATAATGCCAACTGTGCATACGATTTTAAAGTCTCCTGCTTTCAAGTGCATCCACTGTTGTGGTGTGTACACTGGAAATATGACTCTGACAGCTATTGCTATACATTTGCTCCGTTGTAGAAGTGCTCCCAAAGACACCAACTCGAGCCTGAAGATGCATCTTGAGCGCACTGAGAGGAAAGAACTGCTGTTTGTGAATGGTGAGAAGCATCTTTCTGTGGTACTGAAAAGAAAGCAGTCGGATTCCTGTGTTGTTTCAGAAGACCAAAGGAATAAGgaacagcagcctctgagctTAAGTACTGGCATAGCTCTGCCTCCAGACACCGAAGTGAATTCAGGGGTAGTGCCTTTCAAACGACAAAAGATTAGGATGGAGATGAGGAAGCTTCCTTCTATTGAGGATCTCCACTTCCTAGCAGTAGATCCTGATCAGTATGATCACAATTCATATGAGTCACAGAAACAGTTTTTGTCAGACTACTTTCACAAGAGGCCATATCCTTCTAAAAAAGAGGTGGAATTACTTTCCTTGCTGCTATATGCGTGGAAAATTGATGTTGCATCATTCTTTGGAAAAATGAGGAATAGGTGCTTAAAGGCGATAAAATATCATAAACCATCTGTGCTGATGGGTTTCAGTATGTCTGAACTGAAAAACATTAAGCACAGTTTAAGTTTAAAAGATGGACCATTGGATATGTAA
- the ADNP2 gene encoding activity-dependent neuroprotector homeobox protein 2 isoform X2: MFQIPVQNLENIRKARKKVKDILVDLGHDSCRELLKNLKSFDAGENYFCNTSWSDVSPWEPVGKRKRYRTKPYCCTLCKFSSKLLSSFKNHLHRYHEDEVDQEMVVSCPKCPFSSHPKVVGEHIWMFHSSNKQIQNYTVSILDGMKQFKSDTINFTCLKCQFTDTLYYNMKKHVLMNHFKNLLSVYFGEKINENTPSSVEFYCKKCHAPANSPDSLMFHVLTAETHRGLENKLRSLISEHIKKPGFVKQVYIAPRPVPGVAAAAPSAGPAAVPTGSVTAPACIKVAFAQNNQNHSMMQTLAVQNTVRPVTVPSASGSLPQTTCAPAPTSSHVALVPSNPPVAQLNLGIQPSPSQPIIVSHGLPLNPSVGTINNTVTPAVLPLDQPVRPGLLPVNQPVGTINSAVPAGALPATQPVTPVNQPVAPGVLPVNHQSLGNMSRPIDPRVLPVTQTVGSGLLQLNQPVAPGVVPVRQPVGPGFLQLNQPVASSVIPVNQPVQPPVSQSAAFLTAGSLLRQLIPTGKQVNGIPTFTLAPLSVTLPGGGVATVTPPQVPIQLMQSGSVAQLSQSPANAPSPPLVLTSENVSLQASPPTPETSQAVRQAKQWKTCPVCNELFPSNVYEVHMEVAHKQHEVKVETPEPHKLAACASFLRMTEKAIWCYACKCFLCEEELMKHIFMHGLSCLFCTGTFYDLKSLVEHNKTAHNGKRQLHASYSNRGVQLCGDAQGGFVFPHFDFNTVLPDEDMGEREVHLAVLVGIYSTLLVPVYIKVKPQTAQVNRRCTRKMFTCPFCLGTFAGRETYEKHLKERHHIMPTVHTILKSPAFKCIHCCGVYTGNMTLTAIAIHLLRCRSAPKDTNSSLKMHLERTERKELLFVNGEKHLSVVLKRKQSDSCVVSEDQRNKEQQPLSLSTGIALPPDTEVNSGVVPFKRQKIRMEMRKLPSIEDLHFLAVDPDQYDHNSYESQKQFLSDYFHKRPYPSKKEVELLSLLLYAWKIDVASFFGKMRNRCLKAIKYHKPSVLMGFSMSELKNIKHSLSLKDGPLDM, translated from the exons atgtttcaaattcCTGTTCAAAACCTTGAAAATATAAGGAAGGCTCGAAAAAAGGTGAAGGACATTCTTGTGGATCTTGGGCATGACAGCTGCAGGGAATTGTTGAAG aaTCTCAAAAGTTTTGATGCAGGTGAAAACTACTTTTGTAACACTTCATGGAGTGATGTCTCTCCTTGGGAGCCTGTGGGCAAAAGGAAG aGATACAGAACAAAGCCGTACTGCTGTACCTTATGCAAGTTCTCATCCaaattgctttcttctttcaagAATCACTTGCATCGTTACCATGAGGATGAAGTGGACCAAGAGATGGTGGTTTCTTGCCCAAAATGTCCATTTTCTTCTCATCCCAAAGTAGTGGGAGAACACATCTGGATGTTTCATTCATCTAATAAACAAATACAGAACTATACAGTCAGCATTTTGGATGGCATGAAACAATTTAAGAGTGACACCATAAACTTCACGTGTCTAAAATGTCAATTCACGGACACCTTGTATTACAATATGAAGAAACATGTGCTGATGAACCATTTTAAAAACTTACTAAGTGTATATTTCGgtgaaaaaattaatgaaaatacacCAAGTTCAGTTGAATTCTACTGTAAAAAATGTCATGCTCCTGCAAACAGCCCAGATTCTTTGATGTTCCATGTCTTGACAGCTGAAACACACAGAGGCCTGGAGAACAAACTTCGATCTCTGATTTCAGAACACATTAAGAAACCTGGATTTGTGAAACAAGTGTATATTGCTCCAAGGCCTGTCCCTGGtgtagcagcagctgctccatctgcagggcctgctgctgtcccaaCAGGTTCTGTGACAGCTCCAGCTTGCATCAAGGTTGCATTTGCACAGAATAATCAAAATCATAGCATGATGCAGACACTAGCAGTTCAGAACACAGTCAGACCAGTGACTGTCCCAAGTGCCTCTGGCAGCCTCCCACAAACTACCTGTGCTCCTGCCCCTACGTCCTCGCACGTCGCTCTTGTGCCCAGCAATCCTCCCGTGGCTCAGCTCAATCTTGGTATTCAGCCGTCACCTTCCCAGCCCATCATTGTTTCTCATGGGCTCCCTCTTAACCCTTCTGTCGGGACCATAAATAATACTGTGACCCCTGCGGTTCTTCCTCTTGATCAGCCTGTCAGACCTGGGCTCTTGCCTGTTAATCAACCTGTTGGTACTATAAACAGTGCAGTTCCAGCTGGAGCCCTCCCTGCTACCCAGCCTGTCACGCCTGTGAATCAACCAGTTGCACCAGGAGTCCTCCCTGTGAATCA CCAGTCACTTGGGAACATGAGCAGACCCATCGATCCCAGGGTCCTTCCTGTGACACAGACAGTTGGGTCTGGTCTTCTCCAGCTTAACCAGCCTGTTGCCCCTGGGGTGGTTCCTGTCAGACAGCCTGTTGGACCTGGGTTCCTTCAGCTTAATCAACCTGTTGCCTCATCAGTTATCCCAGTAAATCAGCCAGTTCAGCCTCCGGTTTCTCAAAGTGCAGCATTTTTGACTGCAGGCTCTCTGCTGAGGCAGTTGATTCCCACTGGCAAGCAGGTTAATGGGATACCTACTTTCACGCTGGCCCCTCTCTCAGTGACTTTGCCTGGTGGTGGAGTAGCAACTGTGACACCTCCACAGGTGCCCATCCAGCTCATGCAGTCGGGGTCAGTGGCTCAGCTCTCCCAGTCGCCAGCCAatgctccctctcctcccctggTTCTGACCTCTGAGAATGTATCCTTACAGGCCTCCCCACCTACTCCTGAAACAAGCCAGGCTGTCAGACAGGCCAAGCAGTGGAAGACCTGCCCTGTTTGTAATGAGCTTTTCCCATCAAATGTCTATGAGGTGCACATGGAGGTGGCCCACAAACAACATGAAGTAAAAGTAGAAACGCCAGAACCTCACAAACTTGCAGCTTGCGCATCCTTTCTGAGGATGACAGAAAAGGCAATCTGGTGTTACGCTTGtaaatgttttctctgtgagGAAGAGCTCATGAAGCATATCTTCATGCATGGCTTATCTTGCTTGTTTTGCACAGGTACTTTCTATGACTTAAAAAGCCTCGTGGAGCACAACAAAACAGCACACAATGGGAAAAGGCAGTTGCATGCAAGTTACAGCAACAGAGGAGTTCAGCTGTGTGGCGATGCGCAGGGTGGCTTTGTGTTTCCACACTTTGATTTCAATACAGTGCTACCAGATGAAGACATGGGTGAAAGAGAAGTACATTTGGCAGTGCTTGTTGGAATATATTCAACACTTCTTGTCCCTGTTTACATCAAAGTGAAACCTCAGACAGCACAAGTGAACAGGAGATGCACCAGAAAAATGTTCACCTGTCCTTTTTGCTTAGGTACATTTGCTGGTAGAGAAACCTATGAAAAGCATTTGAAAGAGAGGCATCATATAATGCCAACTGTGCATACGATTTTAAAGTCTCCTGCTTTCAAGTGCATCCACTGTTGTGGTGTGTACACTGGAAATATGACTCTGACAGCTATTGCTATACATTTGCTCCGTTGTAGAAGTGCTCCCAAAGACACCAACTCGAGCCTGAAGATGCATCTTGAGCGCACTGAGAGGAAAGAACTGCTGTTTGTGAATGGTGAGAAGCATCTTTCTGTGGTACTGAAAAGAAAGCAGTCGGATTCCTGTGTTGTTTCAGAAGACCAAAGGAATAAGgaacagcagcctctgagctTAAGTACTGGCATAGCTCTGCCTCCAGACACCGAAGTGAATTCAGGGGTAGTGCCTTTCAAACGACAAAAGATTAGGATGGAGATGAGGAAGCTTCCTTCTATTGAGGATCTCCACTTCCTAGCAGTAGATCCTGATCAGTATGATCACAATTCATATGAGTCACAGAAACAGTTTTTGTCAGACTACTTTCACAAGAGGCCATATCCTTCTAAAAAAGAGGTGGAATTACTTTCCTTGCTGCTATATGCGTGGAAAATTGATGTTGCATCATTCTTTGGAAAAATGAGGAATAGGTGCTTAAAGGCGATAAAATATCATAAACCATCTGTGCTGATGGGTTTCAGTATGTCTGAACTGAAAAACATTAAGCACAGTTTAAGTTTAAAAGATGGACCATTGGATATGTAA